A region of the Geoalkalibacter sp. genome:
CGATGCCGCGCAGATGGCTGGAGAGTTCCGTAAGGTTGGGCTCAAGATTCTTGATGATGTACCAGGTGCCGCCGAACTGGCGGATGCGGTTTGGAGAGATGCGCAAGAGATTGTCCTGGCGCTCGGCGATGAGGAAATCGCGCAGGAAATAGTCCGCACCCCAGGCCAGGGCGGCCGCCTGCTCGGCGTCCAGACCCCGCTCTTGCGTCAGTTCCTCGTAGAACAGGCGCAACAGCCGACGACAAAGCTCATCCACGCGGATTTCGTCCTCCAGGCTCGCGACGTTGAAATTTTCTTCGGCAAACGGCTTGTCCTGGCTCTGGTTCATCGGTTAAGCTCCCGTGATTTTTCACATGCGCGCTATTGTGCGCAGGCCGTCCCGGCTGGTCAAGGATTTTGCCGGTCTTTCCCGCGGATTTCAGGCAATGCTTCATCTTTCGCATATTTACATCCTACGGCGGCTTTGTTAACATAACTCGATTTTAACCTGGCCCAAGTCGTTGCGAGGTGGTTCGCGCATGTCGAGCAACACCCCCATGATGCGTCAGTACCTGGAGATCAAATCCCAGCATCCCGACGCCATCCTATTTTTTCGCCTCGGCGATTTCTATGAAATGTTCATGGACGACGCCGTCACCGCCTCGCGCGTTCTCGGCCTCACCCTGACCTCGCGCAACAAGGGCGCGGCCGAGCAGGTGCCGCTGTGCGGCATTCCCTATCACAGCAGCCAGGGCTATATCGCGCGCCTCATCGACAACGGTTTCAAGGTCGCCATCTGCGAGCAGGTGGAGGATCCCCGCGACGCCAAGGGCATCGTGCGCCGCGAGGTGGTGCAGGTGGTCACGCCCGGCCTGGTGGTCGACAGCGACAACCTCCAGCCCAAGGAAAACAACTTCCTGCTGGCGCTGACGGCGGGGGAGGAGGGCGTTCCGGGCCTTTCCTGCATCGACATCACCACCGGGGCCTTTCGTCTGACGGAATGCCGGAATCTGGACGAACTGCGCAGTGAAATCCTCTCCCTCGATCCCCGGGAAGTCCTGCTCCCCGGCGAAGGCTCGGGGCTGGAGTTGGAGGCGGCGCTGCGCCCGGTGCTGGAGGGGCGCCTGGTGACGCGTCTGCCCGAGTGGGTGTTCGAGGAGGATCGTGCCCGGCGTCTGCTGCTTGATTTTTTCGCAGTGGCCAACTTGCAGGGCTTCGGCTGCGAGCATCTGCGAGTCGGCGTGCAGGCCGCCGGGGCGGTGCTGCACTACCTGCGGGAAACCTTGCAAGGCAGTCTGGAGCATATCCGCAGCCTTTCGCCCTATCTCGCCGCCGAGCACCTGATTCTTGATGCCGCGACCCGCCGCAACCTGGAGTTGACCGCCGCCCAGGGCGAAGGGCGCAAAAAAGGTTCGCTGCTCGGCGTCATGGACCGCACGGTCACGGCCATGGGCGGGCGCAAGCTGCGGCACTGGATTCAGTATCCCCTTGCCGACGTGGCGCGCATCCGCGCGCGCCTGGCGGCGGTGGGCGAGCTGCGGGACAAGGCCGGGGTGCGCGATGAGCTGCGCGAGGCCCTCGAAGGCGTTCATGATCTGGAGCGCCTGGGCGCGCGCATCGCCATGGCCAGTGCGGGCGCCAAGGATCTGACGGCTCTGCGCGCCTCCCTGGAGAAGCTGCCCGGCATTCGCGCGGGGGTCGCGCAGCTGGAGGCGCCCCTGTCGGTCAGGCTGGCGGCGGCCATCGATCCGCTGGAGGATGTGCGGCAGCTGATCGCCGAGGCCCTGGTGGATGATCCGCCCTTCGTGCTGCGCGAAGGCGGCCTGATCCGCGACGGGTTCCATGCCGAACTCGACGAGCTGCGTTTGATCAGCCGGCAAGGCAAGGGCTGGATCGCGCAGCTTGAACTGCAGGAGCGCGAGCGCACCGGCATCGGCTCCCTCAAGGTGCGCTACAACAAGGTGTTCGGTTACTACATCGAGATCACCCGCACCCATCTGGCGCGGGTGCCCGAGGACTACGAACGCCGGCAGACCCTGGTCAATGCCGAGCGCTTCGTCACCCCGGCCCTCAAGGACTACGAGAGCAAGGTGCTCGGCGCCGAGGAGCGCATCCAGGCGCTGGAGTACGACCTGTTCCAGGAGGTGCGCCGCCAGGTCGCCGCGCAGGGGTCGCGCCTGCAGGGCACCGCCGATGCCCTGGCCGAACTCGACGTGCTGGCGGGCCTGGCGGATCTTGCCCATGAGGCCGACTACGCCTGTCCCGAAGTCGACGAGAGTACGCGGCTGCACATCGAGGAGGGACGCCATCCGGTGGTCGAGCGCATGCATCTCGGCGAGCGTTTCGTGCCCAACGACGTGCTCCTCGACACCGAGGAGAATCAGCTGCTGGTCATCACCGGCCCCAACATGGCCGGCAAGTCGACCTTCATGCGTCAGGTGGCGCTGATCACCCTGATGGCGCACATGGGCAGTTTCGTGCCGGCGCGCGCGGCGCGCATCGGGCTGGTGGATCGCATCTTCACCCGCGTCGGGGCGAGCGACAACCTGGCCTCGGGGCAGTCGACCTTCATGGTCGAGATGACCGAAACCGCCAACATTCTGCACAACGCCACGCCGCGCAGCCTGATCATCCTCGATGAGATCGGGCGCGGCACCTCGACCTTCGACGGCCTGAGCATCGCCTGGGCGGTGGCCGAATACTTGCATGACCAGGCGCGGGTGGCGGCAAAGACCCTGTTCGCCACCCATTACCACGAACTGGCCGATCTGGCCCTGACCCGCGAGCGCGTCAAGAACTGGAACGTGGCTTTGCGCGAATGGAACGATCAGGTGATTTTTCTGCGCAAGATCGTCAAGGGCAGCGCCAGCCACAGTTACGGCATCCAGGTGGCGCGGCTGGCGGGCATTCCCGCCGCGGTGGTCGAGCGGGCCAAGGAAGTGCTGCGCAACCTCGAAGCCGGTGAATTCGGCCGCGAGGGCGAGCCGCGCCTGGCGCGCAGCCGCAAGCGCCCCTCGGCGCCCAATCCGCAACTGTCCCTGTTCGGGGACGGCGAGGATGCCTTGCGGCGGCGTCTGGAGGAGATCGACGTCAGCGTTTTGACCCCTCTGGAAGCTCTCAATCTGCTCGACGGCCTAAAAAAGCTGGTCTGACGCGAAAGGTCCGGAGCCTGAGGCGATGACATTCAACAAGGAAATGCTCATGCATCCCATAAAAGCTTTTCTGATGTTTGCCGCTTTGCTGCTGCTCCTGCCGGGCGGCGCCTCGGGGCAGACCCGGACCCCCGCCAAGGTCCAGGATCTGCGCTTCTGGAGCAATCCGACCTATACGCGGGTGGTCATCGACGTCTCCCGGGAGGTCGACTATCGTTTCGCCACTCTGCCGGCCGATCCCAAGGCGGGCATCGGCAATCGCCTTTACGTGGATATTCTCGGCGCCGAACGGGCGGGGAGCCTCAAGGCCGCCTATCCCGTGGAAGACGGCCTGCTCAAGCAGGTGCGCCTCGGCAGCCCCCAGGGGAGCACCACGCGCGTCGTCTTCGATTTGACCAAGCTCGGCGACTACAAGGTCTTTCACCTCAGCGATCCCTTTCGCATCGTCGTCGATCTGGCCGGCGACGGCCTGCCTTCCCTCAGCAGCAATCATCCCGAAATCCGCGCCATGCCTCCCGCGCCTGCACCCGCACCCGCCAAGCCCGCGGCCAAATCCGCCGCGCCCGCGCCCGCCAAGGCGCCATCGGGCAAGGAGGACGGCATCGGGCGCATTCTCGATCGCGCGCCCGACGACAAGCCCTTGAGCATTCATCTACCCAGCGGCCAGGAGCGCGCGAGCCTGCGCCGCATCGTGGTCGATCCGGGACACGGCGGCAAGGACCCGGGGGCGGTGGGGCCCAACGGCCTTCTTGAAAAAGACGTCAACCTGGCCATGGCCAAGCTGCTCAAGGCCCATCTCGAAAAAGAGCTGGGGGTGGAAGTCCACCTCACCCGAGACCGCGACGTCTATCTGTCCCTGCAGGAGCGCACCGCCATCGCCAATCGCCTCGATGCCGACCTGTTCATTTCCCTGCATGCCAACGCCAGCCCCAATCGCGGCGCCTACGGCACGGAGACCTATTTCCTCAACCTGGCGCGCAGCGAGCAGGCCGCGGCCGTC
Encoded here:
- the mutS gene encoding DNA mismatch repair protein MutS produces the protein MSSNTPMMRQYLEIKSQHPDAILFFRLGDFYEMFMDDAVTASRVLGLTLTSRNKGAAEQVPLCGIPYHSSQGYIARLIDNGFKVAICEQVEDPRDAKGIVRREVVQVVTPGLVVDSDNLQPKENNFLLALTAGEEGVPGLSCIDITTGAFRLTECRNLDELRSEILSLDPREVLLPGEGSGLELEAALRPVLEGRLVTRLPEWVFEEDRARRLLLDFFAVANLQGFGCEHLRVGVQAAGAVLHYLRETLQGSLEHIRSLSPYLAAEHLILDAATRRNLELTAAQGEGRKKGSLLGVMDRTVTAMGGRKLRHWIQYPLADVARIRARLAAVGELRDKAGVRDELREALEGVHDLERLGARIAMASAGAKDLTALRASLEKLPGIRAGVAQLEAPLSVRLAAAIDPLEDVRQLIAEALVDDPPFVLREGGLIRDGFHAELDELRLISRQGKGWIAQLELQERERTGIGSLKVRYNKVFGYYIEITRTHLARVPEDYERRQTLVNAERFVTPALKDYESKVLGAEERIQALEYDLFQEVRRQVAAQGSRLQGTADALAELDVLAGLADLAHEADYACPEVDESTRLHIEEGRHPVVERMHLGERFVPNDVLLDTEENQLLVITGPNMAGKSTFMRQVALITLMAHMGSFVPARAARIGLVDRIFTRVGASDNLASGQSTFMVEMTETANILHNATPRSLIILDEIGRGTSTFDGLSIAWAVAEYLHDQARVAAKTLFATHYHELADLALTRERVKNWNVALREWNDQVIFLRKIVKGSASHSYGIQVARLAGIPAAVVERAKEVLRNLEAGEFGREGEPRLARSRKRPSAPNPQLSLFGDGEDALRRRLEEIDVSVLTPLEALNLLDGLKKLV
- a CDS encoding N-acetylmuramoyl-L-alanine amidase — its product is MHPIKAFLMFAALLLLLPGGASGQTRTPAKVQDLRFWSNPTYTRVVIDVSREVDYRFATLPADPKAGIGNRLYVDILGAERAGSLKAAYPVEDGLLKQVRLGSPQGSTTRVVFDLTKLGDYKVFHLSDPFRIVVDLAGDGLPSLSSNHPEIRAMPPAPAPAPAKPAAKSAAPAPAKAPSGKEDGIGRILDRAPDDKPLSIHLPSGQERASLRRIVVDPGHGGKDPGAVGPNGLLEKDVNLAMAKLLKAHLEKELGVEVHLTRDRDVYLSLQERTAIANRLDADLFISLHANASPNRGAYGTETYFLNLARSEQAAAVAARENGTTLKEVGDLEAILFDLMANAKINESSRLASEIQKALVSDLSRSFTNIKDLGVRQGPFHVLIGATMPSVLVEVAFISHPREEALLADRQFQDKSARAIARAVRNYGVALNLLAQN